A stretch of Shinella zoogloeoides DNA encodes these proteins:
- the murJ gene encoding murein biosynthesis integral membrane protein MurJ, which translates to MSLVRKFATVGGATLGSRVLGFARETLMAAALGTGPMADAFYAAFRFPNLFRRLFAEGAFNAAFVPLFAKEIEAGGIDGAKRFSEEVFGVLFTVLMVLTVAMEFLMPFLVAWVIAPGFVGDPEKFDITVRLAAVMFPYLMCMSLTAMLSGMLNSLHHYFAAAVAPIFLNVVLIGALGYGLWQGASPLETAWYLSWGVLAAGILQMAVLYAGVRYAGMRIGFRRPRMTPNVKRLLWLAFPAAVTGGITQINQLIGQMIASTKEGAISALQYADRVYQLPLGVVGIAVGVVLLPELARALKGGHEREAGNLQNRSLEFVLFLTLPAAGALWVISDEIVRVLYERGAFNPQTTSIVAGTLAIYGLGLPGFVMIKALNPGFFAREDTRTPMRITMLSVVVNCVLAVSLFPLFHERGIATAETASGWLTALLLFVTLVRRGHWPLEKALVWRVARLLVATLVMAATLEYASGYLADYLGSAAPIYTQILALGALVALAMVVYFAVAFLIGGADLGMIRRNMKRKPKAAPSE; encoded by the coding sequence ATGAGTCTCGTCAGGAAATTCGCGACCGTGGGCGGCGCGACGCTCGGCAGCCGCGTGCTCGGCTTCGCGCGCGAAACGCTGATGGCTGCGGCCCTCGGCACGGGGCCGATGGCCGACGCCTTCTATGCCGCCTTCCGTTTCCCGAACCTCTTTCGCCGGCTCTTCGCCGAGGGCGCGTTCAACGCCGCCTTCGTGCCGCTCTTCGCCAAGGAGATCGAGGCCGGCGGCATCGACGGGGCCAAGCGCTTCTCCGAGGAGGTTTTCGGCGTCCTCTTCACCGTGCTCATGGTGCTGACCGTCGCGATGGAATTCCTCATGCCGTTCCTCGTCGCCTGGGTAATCGCGCCCGGCTTCGTGGGCGATCCGGAGAAGTTCGACATCACGGTGCGGCTCGCCGCCGTCATGTTCCCCTATCTCATGTGCATGTCGCTGACGGCCATGCTGTCGGGCATGCTGAACTCGCTGCATCACTATTTCGCCGCCGCCGTCGCCCCGATCTTCCTCAACGTCGTCCTGATCGGCGCACTCGGCTACGGTCTCTGGCAGGGCGCTTCGCCGCTGGAAACGGCCTGGTATCTTTCCTGGGGCGTGCTTGCCGCCGGCATTCTCCAGATGGCGGTGCTCTATGCCGGGGTGCGCTATGCCGGCATGCGGATCGGCTTCCGCCGCCCGCGCATGACGCCGAACGTCAAGCGCCTGCTCTGGCTCGCCTTCCCGGCCGCCGTCACGGGCGGCATCACCCAGATCAACCAGCTCATCGGCCAGATGATCGCCTCCACCAAGGAGGGCGCGATCTCGGCCCTGCAATATGCCGACCGCGTCTACCAGCTTCCGCTCGGCGTCGTCGGTATCGCCGTCGGCGTGGTCCTGCTGCCGGAACTGGCGCGCGCGCTGAAGGGCGGCCACGAGCGCGAGGCCGGCAACCTGCAGAACCGCTCCCTGGAATTCGTGCTCTTCCTGACGCTGCCGGCCGCCGGTGCGCTCTGGGTCATCTCCGACGAGATCGTGCGCGTGCTTTACGAGCGCGGCGCCTTCAACCCGCAAACGACCTCCATCGTCGCCGGAACGCTCGCCATCTACGGCCTCGGCCTGCCCGGTTTCGTGATGATCAAGGCCCTCAATCCCGGCTTCTTCGCCCGCGAGGATACAAGGACGCCGATGCGCATCACCATGCTCTCGGTTGTCGTCAACTGCGTGCTGGCGGTCTCGCTCTTCCCGCTCTTCCACGAGCGCGGGATCGCGACCGCGGAGACCGCCTCCGGCTGGCTGACGGCGCTCCTGCTCTTCGTCACGCTGGTGCGACGGGGCCATTGGCCGCTGGAGAAGGCGCTCGTCTGGCGTGTCGCACGGCTGCTCGTCGCCACGCTCGTCATGGCCGCGACGCTCGAATATGCCTCCGGCTACCTTGCCGATTATCTCGGCTCGGCCGCGCCGATCTACACGCAGATCCTCGCCCTCGGCGCGCTCGTGGCACTCGCCATGGTCGTCTATTTCGCGGTCGCCTTCCTCATCGGCGGGGCGGACCTCGGCATGATCCGCCGCAACATGAAGCGCAAGCCGAAGGCCGCCCCGTCGGAGTGA
- a CDS encoding YcbK family protein, with product MQKNGSILLACVVALTSLFATETTAGRKHASRADKGADAKIYTIQTPRVRHRCFPGKLRGVLTHIARVVGRRPLVTSGHRSNGRRGSYHRKCLAADIRVPGVSVKRIIAAASTAPAIGGIGTYCNGIVHVDVGPKRRWHYCGGGFARLTKRARLAAR from the coding sequence GTGCAGAAGAACGGTTCCATCCTGCTTGCCTGCGTCGTCGCGCTGACATCGCTCTTCGCGACCGAGACCACGGCAGGCCGCAAACATGCTTCCAGAGCCGATAAGGGCGCGGACGCAAAAATCTACACGATCCAGACGCCGCGCGTGCGGCACCGATGCTTTCCGGGCAAGTTGCGCGGGGTTCTCACCCATATCGCCCGGGTCGTCGGCCGGCGGCCGCTCGTCACCTCGGGCCATCGCTCGAACGGGCGGCGCGGCTCCTATCACCGCAAATGCCTTGCCGCCGATATCCGCGTCCCCGGCGTTTCCGTGAAACGGATCATCGCGGCGGCCAGCACGGCGCCGGCCATCGGCGGCATCGGTACCTATTGCAACGGCATCGTGCATGTCGATGTCGGGCCGAAGCGGCGCTGGCATTATTGCGGCGGCGGGTTCGCCCGGCTGACGAAGCGCGCGCGGCTCGCCGCGCGCTGA
- a CDS encoding [protein-PII] uridylyltransferase, whose protein sequence is MEKKLLAPAESGLLDVPALRARCEFIASTNADFRDRMRRELLAEFKKVNVAGRARARELLFEDGSGLQCAARISWLQDQLIAVLHDFALNHVFSAGQAPPDTRITVTAVGGYGRGTLAPGSDIDLLFLLPARPAPWSEPAIEFMLYILWDLGFKVGHATRNLEECIQLSKGDMTIRTAILEARYICGSVALFEEMAVRFDREIVRGTGPEFIAAKLAERDERHRKAGDTRYLVEPNVKEGKGGLRDLHTLFWIAKYFYHIKDPAELVKLGVLSRQEYKLFRKADDFLWAVRCHMHFLTGKAEERLSFDIQREIAECLGYQPHPGLSAVERFMKHYFLVAKDVGDLTRIFCATLEDQQAKEAPGITAAISRFTRRTRKIAGTLDFLEDRGRITIVDPEVFKRDPVNLIRLFHIADINGLEFHPDALKQVTRSLALINGALREDEEANRLFLSILTSPRDPALILRRMNEAGVLGRFIPDFGKIVAMMQFNMYHHYTVDEHLIRSVGVLANIDQGREKEAHPLSYQVMPSIEDRIPLYVAVLLHDIAKGRPEDHSVAGAKVARKLCPRFGLSPKQTELVVWLIEEHLTMSMVAQTRDLNDRKTIVDFADKVQSMERLKMLLVLTVCDIRAVGPGVWNGWKGQLLRTLYYETELLISGGFSELSRKERAQAAREMLSQALPDDWSQKDRKTYTRLHYEPYLLTVSLEDQVRHAAFIRETDRARQTLATTVRTHSFHAITEITVLSPDHPRLLTVIAGACAAAGANIVDAQIFTTSDGRALDTILVNREFPNDADEMRRAGTIGRMIEDVLSGRKRLPEVIATRTKSRKRSRTFTVSPAVTISNTLSNKFTVIEIECLDRPGLLSEVTAVLSDLSLDIASAHITTFGEKVIDTFYVTDLVGQKVTNENRQANIVARLKAVMADEVDELRDRMPPGMIAPVPAVAKRIRAEQ, encoded by the coding sequence ATGGAAAAGAAGCTTCTGGCGCCGGCCGAGTCCGGCCTGCTCGACGTTCCGGCGTTGCGCGCCCGCTGCGAATTCATCGCCAGCACCAATGCCGATTTCCGCGACCGCATGCGCCGCGAACTTCTCGCCGAGTTCAAGAAGGTCAACGTGGCAGGCCGCGCCCGCGCCCGCGAGCTGCTTTTCGAGGACGGCAGCGGCCTGCAATGCGCCGCGCGCATCTCCTGGCTTCAGGACCAGCTCATCGCCGTCCTGCACGACTTCGCCCTCAACCATGTCTTCAGCGCGGGACAGGCCCCGCCCGATACGCGCATCACGGTCACGGCCGTCGGCGGCTACGGGCGCGGCACGCTGGCGCCCGGCTCGGATATCGACCTGCTCTTCCTGCTGCCGGCAAGGCCGGCCCCCTGGAGCGAGCCGGCCATCGAGTTCATGCTCTATATCCTGTGGGATCTCGGCTTCAAGGTCGGTCACGCCACGCGCAATCTGGAGGAATGCATCCAGCTTTCCAAGGGCGACATGACCATCCGAACGGCGATCCTCGAGGCGCGCTACATCTGCGGCTCGGTGGCGCTGTTCGAGGAGATGGCGGTGCGCTTCGACCGCGAGATCGTGCGCGGCACCGGCCCGGAATTCATCGCGGCGAAGCTCGCCGAGCGCGACGAGCGCCACCGCAAGGCCGGCGACACGCGCTATCTCGTCGAGCCGAACGTCAAGGAAGGCAAGGGCGGGCTGCGTGACCTGCATACGCTGTTCTGGATCGCCAAATATTTCTACCACATCAAGGACCCTGCCGAACTGGTGAAGCTCGGCGTCCTCTCGCGTCAGGAATACAAGCTCTTCCGCAAGGCGGACGATTTCCTCTGGGCGGTGCGCTGCCACATGCATTTCCTGACGGGCAAGGCCGAGGAGCGCCTTTCCTTCGACATCCAGCGCGAGATCGCCGAATGCCTCGGCTACCAGCCGCATCCGGGCCTGTCCGCCGTCGAGCGCTTCATGAAGCACTATTTCCTCGTGGCCAAGGACGTCGGCGACCTCACGCGCATCTTCTGCGCGACGCTGGAGGACCAGCAGGCCAAGGAAGCGCCGGGCATCACCGCCGCCATCAGCCGCTTCACGCGGCGCACGCGAAAAATCGCCGGAACGCTGGATTTCCTGGAGGATCGCGGCCGCATCACCATCGTCGACCCCGAGGTGTTCAAGCGCGATCCGGTCAACCTCATCCGTCTCTTCCACATCGCCGACATCAACGGGCTGGAATTCCATCCGGACGCGCTGAAACAGGTCACCCGCTCGCTGGCGCTCATCAACGGCGCGCTGCGCGAGGACGAGGAGGCGAACCGCCTGTTCCTGTCCATCCTCACCTCGCCGCGCGATCCGGCGCTGATCCTGCGCCGCATGAACGAAGCCGGCGTGCTCGGCCGCTTCATCCCGGATTTCGGCAAGATCGTCGCGATGATGCAGTTCAACATGTATCATCACTACACGGTCGACGAGCACCTGATCCGCTCCGTCGGGGTGCTGGCGAATATCGACCAGGGCCGTGAGAAGGAAGCCCATCCCCTCAGCTACCAGGTGATGCCGAGCATCGAGGACCGCATCCCGCTCTATGTCGCCGTCCTGCTGCACGATATCGCCAAGGGTCGGCCGGAGGACCATTCGGTGGCCGGCGCCAAGGTCGCGCGAAAACTCTGCCCGCGCTTCGGCCTGTCGCCCAAGCAGACGGAACTGGTCGTCTGGCTTATCGAGGAGCACCTGACCATGTCGATGGTCGCACAGACGCGCGACCTCAACGACCGCAAGACCATCGTGGATTTCGCCGACAAGGTGCAGTCCATGGAGCGGCTGAAGATGCTGCTGGTGCTGACGGTCTGCGATATCCGCGCCGTCGGCCCGGGCGTGTGGAACGGCTGGAAGGGCCAGCTCCTGCGCACGCTCTACTATGAGACGGAACTGCTCATCTCCGGCGGCTTTTCCGAGCTGTCGCGCAAGGAGCGCGCGCAGGCCGCCCGCGAAATGCTGTCGCAGGCGCTGCCGGACGACTGGAGCCAGAAGGACCGCAAGACCTATACGCGCCTCCACTACGAGCCTTACCTTCTCACGGTGTCGCTGGAGGATCAGGTCCGTCACGCCGCCTTCATCCGCGAGACGGACCGGGCGAGGCAGACGCTCGCCACTACGGTGCGTACCCATTCCTTCCATGCCATCACGGAAATCACGGTGCTGTCGCCCGACCATCCGCGCCTCCTGACGGTCATCGCCGGGGCCTGCGCGGCGGCGGGGGCGAACATCGTCGACGCGCAGATCTTCACGACCTCGGACGGCCGCGCGCTCGACACGATCCTCGTCAACCGTGAATTCCCCAACGATGCGGACGAGATGCGCCGCGCCGGCACGATCGGCCGCATGATCGAGGACGTGCTGTCCGGCCGCAAGCGCCTGCCGGAGGTGATCGCGACGCGCACGAAGAGCCGCAAGCGCAGCCGCACCTTCACGGTCTCGCCGGCCGTCACCATTTCCAACACGCTGTCGAACAAGTTCACCGTCATCGAGATCGAATGCCTCGACCGCCCCGGCCTTCTTTCCGAGGTCACGGCCGTGCTCTCCGATCTCTCGCTCGATATCGCCTCGGCGCATATCACCACCTTCGGCGAGAAGGTCATCGACACCTTCTACGTCACCGACCTCGTCGGCCAGAAGGTCACCAACGAAAACAGGCAGGCCAACATCGTCGCGCGGCTGAAGGCCGTCATGGCCGACGAGGTGGATGAACTGCGCGACCGCATGCCGCCCGGCATGATCGCGCCCGTTCCCGCCGTGGCGAAAAGGATCAGGGCAGAACAATGA
- the trpS gene encoding tryptophan--tRNA ligase, producing the protein MSAFKPLVFSGVQPTGNLHLGNYLGAIRKFVALQEDNDCIYCVVDLHALTAQLVHEDMRNQIRSIAAAFIASGIDPKKHIVFNQSAVPQHSELAWIFNCVARIGWMERMTQFKDKAGGKNAEQVSLGLLAYPSLMAADILVYRATHVPVGDDQKQHLELTRDIAQKFNIDFGSHIRKAGTGVDIVVGEEPVHAYFPMVEPLIGGPAPRVMSLRDGTKKMSKSDASDLSRINLLDDADTISKKIRKAKTDPDALPSEAEGLKGRPEAENLVGIYAALSDKSKADILAEFGGQQFSVFKPALVDLAVNVLSPITDEMRRLMDDTSHIDAILRDGGERARARAEKTMKEVRDIIGFVQ; encoded by the coding sequence ATGAGCGCATTCAAGCCTCTCGTCTTCTCCGGCGTCCAGCCGACCGGCAATCTTCACCTCGGCAACTATCTGGGCGCGATCCGCAAGTTCGTCGCCCTGCAGGAAGACAACGACTGCATCTATTGCGTCGTCGACCTCCACGCGCTCACCGCGCAGCTCGTGCATGAGGACATGCGGAACCAGATCCGCTCCATCGCCGCCGCCTTCATTGCCTCCGGTATCGACCCGAAGAAGCATATCGTCTTCAACCAGTCCGCTGTGCCGCAGCATTCCGAGCTCGCCTGGATCTTCAATTGCGTGGCGCGCATCGGCTGGATGGAGCGCATGACGCAGTTCAAGGACAAGGCCGGCGGCAAGAATGCCGAGCAGGTCTCCCTCGGCCTGCTCGCCTATCCGAGCCTGATGGCGGCCGACATCCTCGTCTATCGCGCGACCCATGTTCCGGTCGGCGACGACCAGAAGCAGCATCTGGAGCTGACACGCGACATCGCGCAGAAGTTCAACATCGACTTCGGCAGCCACATCCGCAAGGCCGGCACGGGTGTCGACATCGTCGTTGGCGAGGAGCCGGTGCATGCCTATTTCCCAATGGTCGAGCCGCTGATCGGTGGTCCTGCACCGCGCGTCATGAGCCTGCGCGATGGCACGAAGAAGATGTCGAAGTCGGATGCCTCGGACCTTTCGCGCATCAACCTGCTCGACGATGCCGACACCATCTCCAAGAAGATCCGCAAGGCCAAGACCGACCCGGACGCCTTGCCGAGCGAAGCCGAAGGCCTGAAGGGTCGTCCCGAGGCGGAAAATCTCGTCGGCATCTATGCCGCGCTCTCCGACAAGTCCAAGGCGGACATCCTCGCCGAATTCGGCGGCCAGCAATTCTCGGTCTTCAAGCCGGCGCTGGTCGATCTCGCCGTCAACGTCCTCTCGCCGATCACCGACGAGATGCGCCGCCTGATGGACGACACGAGCCACATCGACGCGATCCTCCGGGACGGCGGCGAAAGGGCGCGGGCAAGGGCGGAAAAAACCATGAAGGAAGTTCGCGACATCATCGGTTTTGTGCAGTAA
- the mutS gene encoding DNA mismatch repair protein MutS produces MNDQIVRANDILSTAELASDESRASATPMMEQYIEIKAANPDSMLFYRMGDFYELFFQDAVDASRALGITLTKRGQHLGLDIPMCGVPVHAADDYLQKLIAVGFRVAVCEQVEDPAEAKKRGSKSVVRRDVVRLVTPGTLTEEKLLSPSDANYLMAVARIRGGAEPAMALAWIDISTGIFRLSETAQGQLLADILRIDPRELIVPDTLFHDPEFRPVLDVVGRVAVPQPAVLFDSATAEGRIARYFGVSTLDGFGTFSRAELAAASAAISYVEKTQIAERPPLGRPERESSASTLFIDPATRGNLELVRTQSGDRAGTLLKAIDRTVTSGGARLLAERLMSPLTDPDAINVRLDSIAMLGERPSFSEDLRRALKALPDMPRALSRIALGRGGPRDLGAILQGLSVSSAIAQLMVVEDLGGELAGARAAIAALPVDLSHRLAVMLADELPLLKRDGGFIREGADGELDEMRALRDQSRRVIAGLQLQYAEETGVKSLKIKHNNVLGYFIEVSAGNASALTDGDEAKARFIHRQTMAGAMRFTTTVLSELETRIANAADRALAIELAAFDRLVEAVVAEAEAIKAAARALAVVDVSVGLAALAEEQAYCRPVVDNSTMFAIVGGRHPVVEQALRRQQAAAFVANSCDLSPTDGKGHGAIWLLTGPNMGGKSTFLRQNALIAILAQMGAYVPAESAHIGIVDRLFSRVGASDDLARGRSTFMVEMVETAAILNQATERSLVILDEIGRGTATFDGLSIAWAAVEHLHEANRCRGLFATHFHELTVLSEKLARLSNATMRVKEWDGDVIFLHEVGPGAADRSYGIQVARLAGLPPSVVARAKDVLAKLEDADRKNPASQLIDDLPLFQVAVRREEAQRSGPSKVEELVKGLNPDDMTPREALDALYALKKELGKA; encoded by the coding sequence GTGAACGATCAGATCGTGCGAGCGAACGACATCCTGTCGACGGCAGAGCTTGCCAGCGACGAAAGCCGCGCATCGGCAACGCCGATGATGGAACAGTATATCGAGATCAAGGCCGCCAACCCGGACAGCATGCTGTTCTACCGGATGGGCGACTTCTACGAGCTGTTCTTCCAGGACGCGGTGGACGCATCGCGCGCCCTCGGCATCACGCTGACCAAGCGCGGCCAGCATCTGGGCCTCGATATCCCGATGTGCGGCGTGCCCGTCCATGCGGCGGACGACTATCTCCAGAAGCTGATCGCCGTCGGCTTCCGCGTGGCGGTCTGCGAGCAGGTGGAAGACCCGGCGGAGGCCAAGAAGCGCGGCTCCAAGTCGGTGGTGCGCCGCGATGTGGTGCGCCTCGTCACGCCCGGCACGCTGACCGAGGAAAAGCTCCTTTCGCCCTCCGACGCCAACTACCTGATGGCCGTCGCCCGCATCCGCGGCGGGGCGGAACCGGCCATGGCGCTCGCCTGGATCGACATCTCTACCGGCATCTTCCGCCTGTCCGAGACGGCGCAGGGCCAGCTTCTCGCCGATATCCTGCGTATCGATCCGCGCGAGCTGATCGTGCCGGACACGCTGTTCCACGACCCGGAATTCCGCCCGGTGCTGGATGTCGTCGGCCGCGTCGCCGTGCCCCAACCGGCCGTGCTGTTCGACAGCGCGACGGCTGAGGGCCGCATCGCCCGCTATTTCGGCGTCTCGACGCTCGACGGCTTCGGCACCTTCTCCCGCGCCGAGCTTGCCGCGGCCTCGGCGGCGATCTCCTACGTGGAGAAGACCCAGATCGCCGAGCGCCCGCCGCTCGGACGGCCGGAGCGCGAAAGCTCGGCCTCCACGCTCTTCATCGACCCGGCGACGCGCGGCAATCTCGAACTGGTGCGCACCCAGTCCGGCGACCGCGCCGGCACGCTGCTGAAGGCCATCGACCGCACCGTCACCAGCGGTGGCGCGCGCCTTCTCGCCGAGCGGCTGATGTCGCCGCTGACCGACCCCGACGCGATCAACGTGCGGCTCGATTCCATCGCGATGCTGGGCGAACGCCCGTCCTTCAGCGAGGACCTGCGCCGCGCGCTGAAGGCGCTGCCCGACATGCCCAGAGCCCTTTCCCGTATCGCGCTCGGCCGTGGCGGCCCGCGCGACCTCGGCGCGATCCTGCAGGGTCTTTCGGTGTCCTCCGCCATCGCGCAGCTGATGGTGGTGGAAGATCTCGGCGGCGAGCTTGCGGGTGCCCGCGCCGCCATCGCCGCGCTGCCCGTCGACCTGTCACACCGCCTCGCCGTGATGCTGGCCGACGAATTGCCGCTCCTGAAACGCGACGGCGGCTTCATCCGCGAGGGAGCGGACGGCGAGTTGGACGAGATGCGCGCGTTGCGCGACCAATCCCGCCGCGTCATTGCCGGCCTGCAACTGCAATATGCCGAGGAAACGGGCGTCAAGTCGCTGAAGATCAAGCACAACAACGTGCTCGGTTATTTCATCGAGGTCTCCGCCGGCAATGCCTCGGCGCTGACGGACGGCGACGAGGCCAAGGCCCGCTTCATCCACCGCCAGACCATGGCCGGCGCGATGCGCTTCACGACGACGGTGCTCTCCGAGCTGGAAACCAGGATCGCCAACGCCGCCGACCGGGCGCTCGCCATCGAGCTTGCCGCCTTCGACAGGCTGGTCGAGGCGGTTGTCGCTGAGGCCGAGGCCATCAAGGCGGCGGCGCGCGCGCTTGCCGTGGTCGACGTCTCCGTCGGCCTTGCGGCGCTTGCCGAGGAGCAGGCCTATTGCCGGCCCGTGGTCGACAATTCCACCATGTTCGCCATCGTCGGCGGTCGGCATCCGGTCGTCGAGCAGGCGCTGCGCCGCCAGCAGGCCGCCGCTTTCGTCGCCAATTCCTGTGACCTCTCGCCCACGGACGGCAAGGGCCACGGCGCGATCTGGCTGCTGACCGGCCCCAACATGGGTGGTAAGTCGACCTTCCTGCGCCAGAACGCGCTCATCGCCATCCTCGCGCAGATGGGCGCCTACGTGCCGGCCGAGAGCGCCCATATCGGCATCGTCGACCGGCTCTTCTCGCGCGTCGGCGCGTCGGACGACCTTGCGCGCGGCCGCTCCACCTTCATGGTCGAGATGGTCGAGACGGCGGCGATCCTCAACCAGGCGACCGAGCGCTCGCTGGTCATCCTCGACGAGATCGGTCGCGGCACCGCCACCTTCGATGGTCTCTCCATCGCCTGGGCCGCCGTCGAGCACCTGCACGAGGCCAACCGTTGCCGGGGTCTCTTCGCCACCCATTTCCACGAGCTGACCGTGCTGTCGGAAAAGCTCGCCCGCCTTTCCAATGCCACGATGCGCGTCAAGGAATGGGACGGCGACGTCATCTTCCTGCATGAGGTCGGCCCCGGCGCGGCGGACCGCTCCTACGGCATCCAGGTGGCCCGCCTTGCCGGCCTGCCGCCTTCGGTCGTGGCACGCGCGAAGGACGTGCTCGCCAAGCTGGAGGATGCCGACCGCAAGAACCCGGCAAGCCAGCTCATCGACGACCTGCCGCTCTTCCAGGTGGCGGTGCGCCGCGAGGAGGCGCAGCGTAGCGGGCCGTCGAAGGTGGAGGAACTGGTCAAGGGCCTCAACCCGGACGACATGACGCCGCGCGAGGCGCTGGATGCGCTCTATGCGCTGAAGAAAGAACTTGGCAAAGCCTAG